The Macaca nemestrina isolate mMacNem1 chromosome 12, mMacNem.hap1, whole genome shotgun sequence genome contains a region encoding:
- the LOC105476465 gene encoding NXPE family member 4 isoform X5, whose translation MEKFNTISVSKCNKETVAKKEKCKVGMTSTIPSGHVWRNTWNPVSCSLATVKMKECLRGKLIYLMGDSTMRQWMEYFKASINTLKSVDLHESGKLQHQLAVDLNRNINIQWQKHCYPLVGSMTYSVKEMEYLTRAIDRTGGEKNTVIVISLGQHFRPFPIDVFIRRALNVHKAIKRLLLRSPDTMVIIKTENIREMYNDAERFSDFHGYIQYLIIKDIFQDLSVSIIDAWDITIAYGTNDVHPPQHVVGNQINILLNYIC comes from the exons ATGGAAAAATTCAATACGATTAGTGTCTCCAAATGCAACA AAGAAACAGttgcaaagaaagagaaatgcaagGTTGGAATGACATCCACAATCCCCAGTGGGCATGTCTGGAGAAACACATGGAATCCTGTCTCCTGTAGTTTGGCTACAGTCAAAATGAAGGAATGCCTGAGAGGAAAGCTCATATATCTAATGGGAGATTCCACGATGCGCCAGTGGATGGAATACTTCAAAGCCAGTATCAACA CACTGAAGTCAGTGGATCTGCATGAATCTGGAAAATTGCAACACCAGCTTGCTGTGGATTTGAATAGGAACATCAACATCCAGTGGCAAAAACATTGTTATCCCTTGGTAGGATCAATGACCTATTCAGTCAAAGAGATGGAGTACCTCACCCGTGCCATTGACAGAactggaggagaaaaaaatactgtCATTGTTATTTCCCTGGGCCAGCATTTCAGACCCTTTCCCATTGATGTTTTTATCCGAAGGGCCCTCAATGTCCACAAAGCCATTAAGCGTCTTCTTCTGAGAAGCCCAGACACTATGGTTATCATCAAAACAGAAAACATCAGGGAGATGTACAATGATGCAGAAAGATTTAGTGACTTTCATGGTTACATTCAATATCTCATCATAAAGGACATTTTCCAGGATCTTAGTGTGAGTATCATTGATGCCTGGGATATAACAATTGCATATGGCACAAATGATGTACACCCACCTCAACATGTAGTGGGAAATCAGATTAATATATTGCTAAactatatttgttaa